The proteins below come from a single Halothiobacillus neapolitanus c2 genomic window:
- the truB gene encoding tRNA pseudouridine(55) synthase TruB, with translation MSRRRRGREINGILLLDKPIGLSSNQALQRVKHLFQAAKAGHTGSLDPEATGMLPLCFGHATRVSGLLLDADKTYRVTGRLGLRTETGDMEGAVIEERPVPELTAEQIETYLAPFRGLVDQVPPMYSALKVNGKRLYELARAGEVVERKARSINFYRIELLNFDGQDFDLLVHSSKGAYIRTLIEDIGEAVGCGAVVAKLRRIGVGPWLTEWPEAAGDVPAKSATMWTLDELIKLNESDAEMAIKHAILPTDSALERYPVVQLDADSAFHIRHGHPVFVPKAPQTGWFCIYGPDDLFLGMGEVLDDGRVAPRRLFAAL, from the coding sequence ATGAGTCGCCGCCGTCGTGGTCGTGAAATCAATGGCATTTTGCTGTTGGATAAACCCATCGGGTTGAGCTCCAACCAGGCATTGCAGCGCGTCAAGCATTTGTTCCAGGCTGCCAAGGCCGGGCATACCGGTAGTTTGGACCCCGAAGCCACCGGCATGCTGCCCTTGTGTTTTGGTCACGCGACCCGTGTTTCTGGCTTGCTGCTGGATGCCGATAAAACCTATCGTGTGACCGGCCGTCTCGGTCTGCGTACCGAAACGGGTGATATGGAAGGCGCTGTGATTGAAGAGCGCCCCGTGCCTGAATTGACGGCTGAACAGATTGAAACCTATCTCGCGCCCTTTCGTGGCTTGGTCGACCAAGTACCACCCATGTATTCGGCGCTGAAGGTTAATGGAAAGCGGTTGTATGAGCTGGCGCGAGCAGGTGAGGTGGTCGAGCGCAAGGCGCGTTCGATCAATTTCTATCGTATCGAGTTGCTGAATTTCGATGGTCAGGATTTTGATCTTCTGGTTCATTCCAGCAAGGGCGCTTACATCCGCACCTTGATTGAAGATATTGGTGAAGCGGTTGGTTGTGGTGCGGTTGTTGCCAAGTTACGCCGAATCGGTGTCGGCCCTTGGCTGACCGAGTGGCCAGAGGCCGCGGGCGATGTTCCGGCCAAATCCGCAACAATGTGGACACTCGATGAATTAATCAAACTCAACGAATCCGATGCGGAAATGGCGATAAAACATGCTATTCTGCCGACCGATTCGGCGTTGGAGCGATATCCGGTGGTTCAACTGGATGCGGACAGCGCCTTTCATATTCGTCACGGTCATCCGGTGTTTGTGCCCAAAGCGCCACAAACCGGGTGGTTTTGTATTTACGGACCCGACGACCTCTTCCTGGGAATGGGGGAAGTTCTGGATGACGGACGAGTGGCGCCGCGACGTTTGTTTGCGGCGCTATAA
- the rbfA gene encoding 30S ribosome-binding factor RbfA yields MPQGFSRHQRVAEQIRREIADLLREEIRQAGISLLTVTDCEVTRDLGYAKIFYSVLNSSERERAQAWLDSAAGFLRTELAHRMRLRSVPRLTFQFDASIERGMQMDALISAVRKQDDEHVQTDDADDSPSGDQADRKTS; encoded by the coding sequence ATGCCACAAGGTTTTAGTCGTCATCAGCGCGTGGCGGAGCAGATCCGTCGCGAGATTGCTGATCTTTTGCGTGAAGAAATCCGTCAGGCTGGCATCAGTTTGCTGACGGTTACCGATTGCGAGGTTACTCGTGATCTCGGTTACGCCAAGATTTTCTATAGCGTACTGAACAGTTCTGAACGCGAACGCGCGCAAGCATGGCTGGATTCGGCCGCTGGGTTTTTGCGAACTGAACTGGCCCATCGGATGCGTTTGCGTAGTGTCCCGCGTTTGACTTTCCAGTTTGATGCGTCCATCGAGCGCGGTATGCAGATGGATGCATTGATATCTGCCGTGCGCAAGCAAGATGACGAACATGTTCAGACAGACGATGCCGATGACTCGCCTTCCGGAGACCAAGCGGATAGGAAGACATCATGA
- the infB gene encoding translation initiation factor IF-2 gives MSEVTVKDLAKTVGSTPERLLVQLAEAGVKASSADSLIGDGDKMKLLAYLRQHSAKDAGEAKPNRITLQRKKQEEIKVGGGAARGKTVAVEYRSRKTYVAREAAPVQAVEEKPLVVEPVVAKAPEPAVVPAVENTSVVIKAEASVTQESGSDVVRDEQAVAESPAVETASVKNEETTSTAAAPSAAEPFDTILDESADEKSTSDVLPQAIDELTGRPKSRLRIIAMPTAESEGATANARPAPGKSAAEDESARKKGSKHSGKGRHEREVKTGRSELHLGAGAEERRAKRGRKSSARSGVASKQTSNFEKPVAPVIRDVTIPETISVSDLAQKMSIKGVDVVKTLFSMGVMATINQMIDQDTAVLVVEEMGHTPIPVSDSTLEAELDQAIEQGVALPRPPVVTVMGHVDHGKTSLLDYIRRAKVTAGEAGGITQHVGAYHVETNRGVITFLDTPGHEAFTAMRARGASVTDLVILVVAADDGVMPQTKEAVQHARAAGVPIVVAINKIDKPNVDLERVRSELSQLEVISEEWGGDTQFVPVSAKTGVGIDQLLDAVLVQSEVLELKAPVEGHAKGTVVESSLEKGRGPVATVLVRSGTLNKGDVVLVGSEYGRVRAMLDENGAPIESAGPSIPVVIIGLSGTPQAGDDLVVVEDERKAREIALFRAGKYRDSRLATQQSTKLENLFDQMKEGEVATLNVLVKADVQGSAEAIRDSLNKLSTDEVKVNVLMSSVGGITESDVNLATTSNAILIGFNVRAEASARKLAQAQSVEIRYYSIIYEMIDDVRHAMSGLLGTETQEKIVGLAEVRDVFRSPKFGAIAGCMVTEGVIRRGNPIRVLRDHVVIYEGELESLRRFKDDAQEVRAGFDCGIGVKNYNDVRAGDMIEVFERVEVQRTLS, from the coding sequence ATGTCCGAGGTCACGGTTAAAGATTTAGCGAAAACAGTTGGTTCCACCCCTGAGCGCCTGCTTGTGCAGTTGGCCGAGGCTGGTGTAAAAGCCAGTTCGGCGGACTCCCTGATTGGCGATGGCGATAAAATGAAGCTCTTGGCTTATTTGCGCCAACACTCTGCCAAGGATGCCGGTGAAGCCAAACCTAATCGCATCACCCTGCAACGCAAGAAGCAGGAAGAAATCAAGGTCGGCGGAGGAGCCGCCCGCGGCAAAACAGTTGCAGTCGAGTATCGCAGCCGCAAAACCTATGTTGCCCGTGAGGCAGCCCCTGTTCAGGCGGTTGAAGAAAAACCACTGGTGGTCGAGCCCGTTGTAGCGAAGGCGCCAGAGCCTGCGGTTGTCCCTGCCGTTGAAAATACGTCCGTAGTAATCAAGGCAGAAGCGTCAGTAACCCAGGAATCAGGGTCTGATGTGGTTCGAGATGAGCAAGCTGTTGCTGAAAGCCCAGCCGTTGAGACGGCATCGGTGAAAAATGAAGAAACAACTTCAACTGCCGCAGCGCCTTCGGCCGCTGAGCCGTTCGATACCATTCTCGACGAATCGGCTGATGAGAAATCGACCTCCGATGTTTTACCTCAAGCTATTGATGAGTTGACGGGGCGCCCCAAATCCCGGTTGCGCATTATCGCCATGCCTACGGCCGAATCCGAAGGGGCGACAGCCAATGCGCGTCCGGCACCGGGGAAATCCGCCGCCGAAGACGAGTCAGCACGTAAGAAAGGCTCCAAACATAGTGGCAAAGGGCGTCATGAACGCGAAGTCAAAACCGGTCGCTCAGAGCTCCATCTGGGTGCGGGCGCAGAAGAGCGTCGCGCCAAGCGTGGACGCAAATCTTCTGCCCGATCCGGTGTTGCCAGCAAGCAGACGAGTAACTTTGAAAAGCCAGTCGCGCCTGTCATTCGTGATGTAACGATTCCGGAAACAATTTCCGTATCCGATTTGGCGCAGAAAATGTCGATCAAAGGCGTGGACGTTGTTAAAACACTCTTCAGCATGGGCGTGATGGCGACGATCAATCAGATGATCGATCAAGATACGGCCGTTTTGGTTGTTGAAGAAATGGGCCACACGCCGATTCCTGTCTCCGATTCCACGCTGGAAGCCGAGCTGGATCAAGCGATCGAACAAGGCGTGGCCCTGCCACGACCACCGGTTGTTACCGTTATGGGCCACGTCGATCATGGTAAAACCTCATTGCTGGATTACATCCGTCGGGCGAAAGTCACGGCCGGTGAGGCCGGTGGTATTACCCAGCATGTGGGTGCCTACCATGTTGAAACCAATCGCGGCGTGATTACGTTCCTCGATACCCCCGGCCACGAAGCCTTTACCGCCATGCGCGCCCGTGGTGCCAGTGTTACCGATCTGGTGATTCTGGTCGTCGCTGCCGATGATGGCGTGATGCCGCAAACCAAGGAAGCCGTTCAGCACGCACGCGCTGCTGGCGTGCCGATTGTGGTTGCGATCAACAAGATCGATAAACCCAATGTCGACCTTGAGCGGGTTCGTAGTGAACTGTCCCAGCTGGAAGTTATTTCGGAAGAGTGGGGCGGAGACACACAATTCGTTCCGGTATCGGCTAAAACCGGCGTGGGGATCGACCAGTTGCTGGATGCGGTTCTGGTGCAATCGGAAGTGCTGGAACTCAAAGCCCCGGTAGAAGGCCATGCCAAGGGTACCGTGGTTGAATCTTCACTTGAAAAAGGACGCGGTCCCGTTGCGACGGTCCTGGTTCGTAGTGGAACGCTCAACAAGGGCGATGTCGTGCTCGTTGGTTCGGAATATGGCCGTGTTCGCGCCATGCTCGACGAAAACGGCGCGCCCATCGAGTCCGCTGGCCCCTCGATTCCAGTGGTCATCATCGGTCTATCGGGTACACCGCAGGCGGGTGATGATCTCGTGGTGGTCGAAGATGAACGCAAGGCGCGTGAAATTGCCCTGTTCCGTGCAGGCAAATACCGCGATAGCCGTTTGGCGACTCAGCAGTCTACGAAGCTTGAAAATCTGTTCGATCAGATGAAGGAAGGCGAGGTGGCTACCCTGAACGTTCTGGTTAAGGCAGACGTACAGGGTTCTGCGGAAGCGATTCGCGACAGCTTGAACAAGTTGTCTACCGATGAAGTTAAGGTCAATGTGTTGATGAGCAGTGTTGGCGGTATCACCGAGTCGGATGTAAATCTGGCGACGACTTCCAATGCGATTCTGATCGGCTTCAACGTCCGCGCCGAGGCATCTGCACGCAAGCTTGCACAGGCTCAGAGCGTCGAAATTCGTTACTACAGCATCATTTACGAAATGATCGATGATGTCCGCCACGCCATGAGCGGTTTGCTGGGTACGGAAACGCAGGAGAAGATCGTCGGCCTCGCCGAAGTGCGCGACGTCTTCCGTTCGCCGAAGTTTGGCGCCATCGCGGGTTGTATGGTTACCGAAGGGGTTATCCGTCGCGGCAACCCGATTCGCGTGCTGCGAGACCACGTGGTGATTTACGAGGGTGAGCTCGAGTCGCTTCGTCGCTTCAAAGACGACGCACAGGAAGTGCGTGCAGGCTTTGATTGCGGTATCGGTGTCAAGAACTACAACGATGTTCGCGCCGGCGACATGATCGAAGTGTTTGAGCGTGTCGAAGTTCAGCGAACCTTGTCATAA
- the nusA gene encoding transcription termination factor NusA, translating to MSKEILFVADAVSNEKGVDREVIFEAIEAALAQAARKRHGGDIDTRVQIDHETGDYRTFRRWQVVEGDSSEFPEREMILEAAQMDDPDIKVGEFVEEEIESVEFGRIAAQAAKQVIVQKVREAERRQIVDAYIDRKGSLIMGLIKRIDRGNVILDLGGNVEALIPRDEMIGREAVRPGDRLRGYLADVRHEPRGPQLFVSRTAPQFLIELFKLEVPEIEQGLIEIKGAARDPGLRAKIAVESRDSRIDPVGTCVGMRGSRVQSVTNELNGERVDIIIWDSNPAQFVINAMSPAEVVSIVVDEDRHSMDVAVTEEKLSQAIGRGGQNVRLASQLTGWHLNVMGEEEAVAKVETETRRATEAFMRDLDVDEDVAAVLVEAGFSSLEEIAYVPTAELLDVEGFDEGIVEELRNRARDALLVQAISDDAGESTEELDIAQLEGMTPELLTILNAAGVHTSDDLAELSVDEMTAFDGVDEALAQQLIMAARAPWFA from the coding sequence ATGAGCAAAGAGATTCTTTTTGTAGCCGATGCGGTTTCAAACGAAAAAGGGGTTGACCGCGAAGTCATTTTCGAGGCGATCGAAGCCGCGCTTGCCCAAGCTGCCCGCAAACGTCATGGCGGCGACATCGATACACGAGTGCAAATCGACCATGAAACGGGTGATTACCGCACATTCCGTCGCTGGCAGGTTGTCGAGGGCGATTCTTCTGAGTTCCCAGAGCGTGAAATGATTCTCGAAGCGGCGCAGATGGACGATCCTGATATCAAAGTGGGTGAGTTCGTCGAGGAAGAAATTGAGTCCGTCGAATTCGGCCGCATCGCGGCTCAAGCCGCCAAGCAAGTCATCGTGCAGAAAGTGCGCGAGGCAGAGCGGCGCCAGATCGTCGACGCCTACATCGATCGCAAGGGCAGCCTGATCATGGGGCTGATCAAGCGAATTGATCGCGGGAATGTGATCTTGGATTTGGGCGGTAACGTCGAAGCGCTGATCCCACGGGATGAAATGATCGGCCGTGAAGCGGTGCGTCCAGGCGACCGTCTGCGTGGCTATTTGGCGGATGTTCGTCATGAGCCGCGTGGCCCGCAGCTGTTCGTCAGCCGCACTGCACCCCAGTTCCTGATCGAACTGTTCAAGCTGGAAGTGCCGGAAATCGAACAGGGCTTGATTGAAATCAAGGGTGCCGCGCGTGACCCCGGCTTGCGTGCCAAAATCGCCGTTGAATCCCGTGATAGCCGGATCGATCCGGTCGGTACCTGTGTCGGTATGCGCGGCTCGCGTGTTCAGTCGGTTACCAATGAACTCAACGGCGAACGCGTGGACATCATCATCTGGGATAGCAACCCGGCTCAGTTTGTCATCAATGCCATGTCACCGGCAGAAGTCGTGTCGATTGTGGTCGATGAAGATCGACACAGCATGGACGTTGCCGTTACAGAAGAAAAACTCTCCCAGGCGATTGGTCGCGGTGGACAGAACGTGCGACTGGCTAGCCAGTTGACCGGATGGCACCTGAATGTGATGGGCGAGGAAGAAGCGGTTGCGAAAGTAGAAACCGAAACCCGTCGCGCTACTGAAGCATTCATGCGTGATCTTGACGTCGATGAAGATGTGGCCGCCGTGCTGGTCGAGGCAGGTTTTTCCTCTCTGGAAGAAATTGCTTACGTGCCGACCGCCGAACTGCTGGATGTTGAAGGTTTCGATGAGGGTATCGTTGAAGAACTTCGCAACCGCGCTCGCGACGCACTCTTGGTTCAAGCTATTTCAGACGACGCTGGTGAATCGACGGAAGAACTCGATATCGCCCAGCTGGAAGGCATGACACCTGAACTGCTCACCATATTGAATGCGGCTGGTGTGCACACATCAGATGATCTGGCAGAGCTGTCGGTTGACGAGATGACCGCCTTTGACGGCGTCGATGAGGCATTGGCACAACAGTTGATCATGGCGGCGCGTGCGCCGTGGTTCGCCTAA
- the rimP gene encoding ribosome maturation factor RimP — protein MQKIPESIEALLQPVVEAAGCAWVGGEFRGGPDGLLRVYIDTEAGVTLDDCTKVSDALSGVLDVEDPFPGFYRLEVSSPGVERPMFRASDFALFIGQKVHVRLHRPLAQRRRFEGIVSAVDGEQISLSIEGDQDVFTFPFSEVERANLVFEFGGQKNDRQARRSAK, from the coding sequence GTGCAGAAAATCCCGGAATCCATTGAAGCCCTATTGCAACCTGTTGTTGAAGCAGCCGGGTGTGCCTGGGTGGGCGGTGAGTTCCGCGGTGGCCCGGATGGTTTGTTACGGGTTTACATTGATACCGAAGCGGGTGTGACGCTGGATGATTGCACGAAAGTCAGCGACGCCCTGAGTGGTGTGCTGGATGTCGAAGATCCCTTCCCGGGCTTCTACCGGCTTGAGGTGTCCTCGCCGGGTGTTGAGCGCCCGATGTTTCGCGCCAGCGATTTCGCCCTGTTTATCGGCCAGAAGGTGCATGTGCGCCTTCACCGGCCACTGGCTCAGCGCCGTCGTTTCGAAGGTATTGTCTCGGCTGTGGATGGTGAGCAGATCAGCCTATCCATCGAGGGTGATCAGGATGTGTTCACCTTTCCGTTCTCGGAAGTTGAGCGCGCCAATCTGGTTTTTGAATTCGGCGGTCAAAAAAATGACCGTCAAGCACGTCGCTCTGCGAAGTAA
- a CDS encoding PRC-barrel domain-containing protein — protein sequence MTSKIRNGLIFGLMISSCLFVPLAQAAQGLYSMKALLDAPVYAEGHAKSIGEVDNVIVDEQMKITGIVIDVDDTASSMDGKKLFVQTGLFRLKTVRDTQLDDVRYSVHLNASVAGITDYPVVDNSWWQTAKQTAAAVWEKTKSTAKSAWDATKDATRNVLDTIREKTQ from the coding sequence ATGACAAGCAAGATAAGAAACGGGTTGATATTCGGTTTGATGATCAGCAGCTGTTTGTTCGTGCCCTTGGCTCAGGCGGCTCAAGGGTTGTATTCGATGAAGGCGCTTCTGGATGCGCCCGTGTACGCCGAGGGTCATGCCAAATCCATCGGCGAAGTCGATAACGTGATTGTCGATGAACAGATGAAAATCACGGGGATTGTGATCGATGTGGATGACACCGCATCTTCGATGGACGGCAAAAAACTCTTCGTACAAACGGGATTATTTCGGTTGAAAACCGTGCGTGACACGCAGCTTGACGATGTGCGCTACAGCGTGCATTTAAATGCATCGGTAGCGGGTATTACAGACTATCCCGTAGTGGATAACAGTTGGTGGCAAACCGCAAAACAGACGGCTGCGGCGGTATGGGAAAAAACCAAATCCACCGCCAAAAGTGCCTGGGATGCGACCAAGGATGCCACACGAAATGTTCTCGATACGATTCGTGAAAAAACCCAGTAA
- the dnaJ gene encoding molecular chaperone DnaJ, whose amino-acid sequence MAKRCYYEILEVERTVSGDELKKAYRRLAMKFHPDRNPDDPSAEEKFKEAKEAFETLSDPQKRAAYDQFGHAGVNPGMGGGGGFGGGAGFADIFGEVFGDIFGGSGGRSRAYRGADMQYHLKISLEEAVRGTTVEIQIPSTEPCDVCRGTGAKPGTGKKTCGTCHGAGAVRVQQGFFSIQQTCPTCGGAGEVIEHPCDACHGAGRVETQKTLSIKIPAGVDTGDRLRHSGEGGPGEQGGPAGDLYVLIEVKPHPIFQRQDADLLCEMPISFVTAALGGEIEVPTLDGRIALKIPTETQTGKVFRLRGKGVQPVRGGSKGDLLVTVHVETPVKLTNEQKELLQAFERSLIGEQGGEIPAQHRPRERSWMDSVKRFFDDLRGE is encoded by the coding sequence ATGGCGAAGCGTTGTTATTACGAAATTCTTGAAGTGGAACGAACCGTATCGGGCGATGAGCTGAAAAAGGCCTATCGCCGGCTGGCAATGAAATTCCACCCGGATCGCAATCCCGATGACCCTTCTGCCGAAGAGAAATTCAAGGAAGCGAAGGAAGCATTCGAAACCTTATCCGATCCGCAAAAGCGTGCCGCCTATGATCAGTTCGGCCATGCTGGTGTCAATCCGGGTATGGGGGGCGGTGGTGGCTTTGGCGGCGGTGCAGGGTTTGCGGATATCTTCGGTGAAGTGTTCGGCGATATTTTCGGTGGCAGCGGCGGGCGTTCACGCGCCTATCGCGGTGCCGATATGCAGTACCACCTCAAGATTTCTCTGGAGGAGGCTGTTCGCGGCACGACGGTAGAAATCCAGATTCCAAGCACGGAACCGTGTGATGTCTGCCGTGGCACGGGCGCGAAGCCCGGTACGGGCAAAAAGACCTGCGGGACCTGTCATGGTGCCGGTGCGGTGCGTGTCCAGCAGGGGTTCTTCTCGATCCAGCAAACCTGTCCGACCTGTGGCGGTGCAGGTGAGGTAATCGAGCATCCCTGCGATGCCTGTCATGGCGCGGGCCGGGTCGAAACGCAAAAGACCCTGTCGATCAAGATTCCTGCCGGTGTCGATACCGGTGATCGTTTGCGGCACAGTGGTGAAGGCGGCCCCGGTGAACAGGGTGGTCCAGCAGGCGATCTGTATGTTTTGATCGAAGTCAAACCACACCCGATCTTTCAGCGTCAGGATGCCGACCTGCTCTGTGAGATGCCGATCAGTTTCGTGACAGCCGCCTTGGGTGGAGAGATTGAAGTGCCGACACTCGACGGCCGCATTGCGCTCAAAATCCCGACCGAAACGCAGACGGGCAAGGTGTTCCGCCTGCGCGGAAAAGGGGTTCAACCCGTGCGCGGCGGTTCAAAGGGTGACCTGCTCGTGACCGTCCACGTCGAAACACCGGTCAAACTTACCAACGAACAGAAGGAACTTCTGCAGGCATTCGAGCGTTCACTGATCGGTGAACAGGGTGGGGAAATTCCTGCTCAGCATCGGCCACGTGAGCGTTCGTGGATGGATTCGGTAAAACGTTTTTTTGACGATTTGCGTGGCGAGTAG
- the dnaK gene encoding molecular chaperone DnaK: protein MGKIIGIDLGTTNSCVAIMEGKSAKVIENAEGARTTPSIVAYANDGEIIVGQPAKRQAVTNPKNTLFAVKRLIGRRFDEDAVQKDIKLMPYEIVKADNGDAWVSVNGRKMAPPEISARVLMKIKKDVEAYLGEEVTEAVITVPAYFNDSQRQATKDAGRIAGLDVKRIINEPTAAALAYGIDKADNKDRKIAVYDLGGGTFDVSIIEVANIDGEKQFEVLSTNGDTFLGGEDFDNRLIDFLVEEFKKEQGVNLANDALAMQRLKEGAEKAKIELSSTEQTDVNLPYITADASGPKHMNIRLTRAKLESLVDDLITRTIEPCKMAIKDAGVSLSDIDEVILVGGQTRMPKVREAVKSFFGKEPRKDVNPDEAVAVGAAIQGGVLSGNVSDVLLLDVTPLSLGIETMGGVMTKLIEKNTTIPTKASQVFSTADDNQTAVTVHVLQGEREIASGNKSLGRFDLSDIPAAPRGMPQIEVTFDIDANGILNVSAKDKGTGKEQKIVIKANSGLSDDEVQRMVDDAAAHAEDDKKLRELVDVRNQGDGLIHTVEKTMKETEGLTDADKQPATDAIAALREAMKGDNKADIEAKIEALTQVSAALMQKASAQPQQAGAENASAKDDDVVDAEFEEVKDDKK, encoded by the coding sequence ATGGGTAAGATTATTGGTATCGATTTAGGCACGACGAACTCTTGCGTAGCCATCATGGAAGGCAAGTCCGCCAAGGTGATCGAGAACGCAGAGGGCGCACGCACCACCCCATCCATCGTGGCTTATGCCAACGACGGTGAAATTATTGTGGGTCAACCGGCCAAACGTCAGGCGGTGACCAATCCGAAAAACACGCTGTTTGCCGTCAAGCGTTTGATCGGCCGTCGTTTCGATGAAGACGCCGTGCAAAAAGACATCAAACTGATGCCGTACGAAATCGTTAAAGCCGACAATGGTGACGCATGGGTCTCCGTGAACGGCAGGAAAATGGCACCGCCGGAAATATCTGCGCGCGTGCTGATGAAGATCAAAAAAGACGTTGAAGCCTATCTGGGCGAGGAAGTAACCGAAGCGGTCATCACCGTTCCTGCCTACTTCAACGACAGCCAGCGCCAAGCCACGAAGGATGCCGGACGTATTGCCGGTCTGGACGTGAAGCGGATCATCAACGAGCCGACCGCTGCTGCACTGGCCTATGGGATCGACAAGGCGGACAACAAAGACCGCAAAATTGCCGTGTATGACTTGGGTGGCGGTACGTTTGACGTGTCCATCATCGAGGTGGCCAACATCGACGGCGAGAAGCAGTTTGAGGTGCTTTCCACCAACGGCGACACGTTCCTTGGCGGTGAAGACTTCGACAACCGTTTGATCGACTTCCTGGTTGAAGAATTCAAGAAAGAGCAAGGTGTGAACCTAGCTAACGACGCGCTTGCCATGCAGCGTCTGAAAGAAGGTGCCGAGAAAGCCAAGATCGAACTTTCTTCAACCGAACAGACCGACGTGAATCTGCCGTACATCACGGCCGATGCCAGCGGTCCGAAGCACATGAACATCCGGTTGACCCGCGCCAAGCTCGAATCGCTGGTCGACGATCTGATCACCCGCACCATCGAGCCGTGCAAAATGGCGATCAAGGATGCCGGCGTATCGCTCAGCGATATCGATGAAGTGATTCTGGTCGGCGGCCAGACGCGCATGCCTAAGGTTCGTGAAGCGGTGAAGAGCTTCTTCGGTAAGGAGCCACGTAAGGATGTCAACCCGGATGAAGCAGTTGCCGTGGGCGCAGCCATTCAGGGTGGCGTATTGTCTGGTAATGTCAGTGACGTATTGCTGCTTGACGTTACTCCGTTGTCGCTGGGTATCGAAACCATGGGCGGCGTGATGACCAAGCTCATCGAGAAGAACACGACCATCCCGACCAAGGCGAGCCAAGTGTTTTCCACCGCGGACGACAACCAGACTGCGGTCACCGTGCATGTGCTTCAGGGCGAGCGCGAAATTGCTTCTGGCAACAAATCGTTGGGTCGTTTCGACCTGTCTGATATCCCGGCTGCGCCACGCGGCATGCCGCAGATCGAAGTGACCTTCGATATCGATGCCAACGGTATCTTGAACGTGTCTGCGAAGGACAAGGGCACCGGTAAAGAGCAGAAGATTGTTATTAAGGCAAACTCTGGTCTTTCGGATGATGAGGTTCAGCGCATGGTCGATGACGCTGCCGCCCACGCGGAAGACGACAAGAAGCTGCGTGAACTGGTTGATGTGCGCAACCAGGGCGATGGTTTGATTCATACGGTTGAGAAAACCATGAAGGAAACCGAAGGCCTGACCGATGCGGACAAGCAGCCTGCAACCGATGCCATTGCCGCTTTGCGCGAGGCGATGAAAGGCGACAACAAAGCCGACATCGAAGCGAAAATCGAAGCATTGACTCAGGTTTCCGCGGCACTGATGCAGAAAGCTTCGGCCCAACCGCAGCAAGCCGGTGCAGAAAACGCGTCAGCTAAAGACGATGACGTCGTCGACGCCGAATTCGAAGAAGTCAAAGACGACAAAAAATAA
- the grpE gene encoding nucleotide exchange factor GrpE gives MTEQSKQPHDENMTQDLNQDSNQDMNKEEQAEQSVTANETLDPRVLAEQLAERDQEILRLHAEMENLRKRVERDIENARKFALERFVDGLLPVIDSLEMGIQASENENTSLEKIREGSEMTLNLFLQTMEKFGVHPVHPVGERFNPDHHQAISVQPHEGPADHVISVMQKGYLLRDRLVRPALVVVSKNQ, from the coding sequence ATGACGGAACAATCCAAGCAACCCCACGACGAAAACATGACCCAGGATTTGAACCAGGATTCGAACCAGGACATGAACAAAGAAGAGCAAGCGGAACAGTCCGTTACCGCAAATGAAACCCTGGATCCTCGGGTTCTGGCTGAGCAGCTGGCAGAGCGTGACCAGGAAATTCTGCGTTTACATGCCGAGATGGAAAACCTGCGCAAGCGCGTGGAGCGCGATATCGAGAATGCCCGGAAATTCGCGCTGGAGCGATTTGTGGATGGTTTGCTGCCGGTCATCGATTCTCTGGAAATGGGTATTCAGGCCAGTGAAAACGAAAATACTTCTCTGGAAAAAATTCGGGAAGGTAGCGAGATGACACTCAACCTGTTCCTACAGACAATGGAGAAATTCGGTGTCCATCCGGTTCATCCGGTCGGCGAGCGCTTCAACCCGGATCATCATCAGGCAATTTCCGTGCAGCCGCATGAAGGCCCTGCCGATCACGTGATCAGCGTGATGCAGAAAGGCTACCTGTTGCGTGATCGTCTGGTACGTCCCGCCTTGGTGGTTGTATCCAAAAATCAGTAA